The window TGGCTGATCTCCAAATAGTCGTCCCTCTCCCGCTTGCATTGCCCGTACATAAACATCGACGCGACGATGGCTTCAATCAAATCTCGCTCAGCCTcccgcaccgtcgacgacagaGCGCGGAACGCCAGCAGGCTCTTGTTAAGAGGACCTGTGTAGCCGTAGACCTGGTGGCGAAGCTTCAGAAGTGTGGCACACTGGCTGATCAGGGTCAAGCTCAGtttgtcctcgtcggtgccgttgTGTGGCATGCCTGGCACATCGTCACGGGCATGTGCGTTGAGCACGCCCAACCGTATCAGCTCAaaggcgaggagggccgcttcgtcgacaCCGGGCACGGCGCGGTTTTCGTCGGCATCTTTCAGTGCCAATAGAGTGGTGGCCATCGCGTTTCCCCATTTCGTGAGCTTGTGATCATCGTTGACGTAGCCTCGGAGGTGAAGATAACGCCAGATGGCAACCGAGGTGACCATCTCCATGCTGTCGATGCCCTTGACGAACCTCTCCTTGGCAATCGTCAGCTCGGCAAAGTCggagctggccaaggccaagacTTCCAAGGAAACGGGACCGGCAAAGTCGGCGGGGAAGAATCTGCGAAGGTCGCTCTCCTTCACGTCCCAGGTGGCCACCTTctgcgagggcggcggctgggTCGTCCGATAGTTGATCGTCTGGGCAAACTTGGGGTCATACCATACGCGCATGACGATGTCCTTGTGCCCGATGCCCCGATGGACCCGGGGGATAATGAGACTGAGAGCCTGCTCCTTGAGGGGTAGTATCTTTTCGGTGACGAGCTTCTTGTACTCACTGGACACGCCGCCGTACAGCGTCGGCTGGACCACAGCCTGGCCGTGCGTTATGCAGTTCAGGTTCCGGGCGCCAATGAGACCCGTGTTGAGGTAGTGAAATAGCTCGGCCGGAAGCTGGAGACCAAGGTACTCGTGATTGTCCTTGGTCAGCCGGTCAAAGTCATTGAGGCGGACCTCGCCATTTTCTGCAATGTAGATGAAATGGTGGACGGCCATGCGAGCCTTGCGATACTTGTCGAGCCAGTTGGGGTCCTGCGCCTGGACTGTTTCGTTGAAGGAGGTGACGATGGTGGCCACGGACTTGTCCGAAGTCCGCAACATGTTCATGGCGTCCATGATTGTGAAGGAGTTCTGGTAGATGGACGGGTCCAGAAGGGGGGGGAAGGGCGGGAGAAATGAGGTGCCGCTCATGAGCAGGGCGTCAATGaacatggcctcgtcggcgcccagCGTACGCatcgccttcttcttggaGAGGGCGGTAACCGTCTTGGCCTCCCAGTCGAAGCTTCGAATGACGGAATCCTTGATGGGATACAGCAGGAGATCCTGGGGACCCATGACACCAGCGCATTGGTCGGAGTCGATCAGCTCGAAATAGGCCAGCTGCAACCCGTTAGAGCCAAGCTTCGCTGCTGCCGCGGCGGGACAAGAGAACACACCTGAGCGCAGGCATTGTAGGGAGGAACCAGGAAgtgcaggcggcggtgctTGAGGATGCTCAGGAGCAGGGGAAAGAGGTTCCGAACACAGAAGGCGCCTGCAGCACGGGGTCAGCAGGCGGGCGTGGCAGACGAATCAGACGAATGGGAAAAGGGTCTCACCAGGATTGGCACCGAAAGTAGCGACGGCCTGCTCAGCTTGCGACTGCGAGTACAGAGCCCATGCCTCGTCCGTCTTCTTGTTGGccgctcggcgacgggcaaGCGACACTTGGTCCTGACCGGCGACTGACTGCCCGTCAAAGATGAAGAAGGGCACGATGCGGTTCTTCTCCCACTGGTCTAGGTTCTCGTTGATGTGAGCTTCGATGCCGgtgaggccgccgagggcggaaAGCAGCGGTTCATGGGCGGGCGGGGTGTCGAGGATGAGGTTGAGCCAGTACGTCGCGTCGATGGCAACGGCGCaaccgtcgagctcggcaatGTCAGACGTTCTGCGGGATCCCTCGGTGTCAGCGAAAGCGTCCACGTCGCGAGGACGGCGGTGGGAGAGCGTAGGGGCTGGCATACGTAGCCTGGCTGTTGAGCCAGGAATCTTCCACGAGGACTATGACGGCGAGCGGTTAGCCTGAAAACCATGCCAACAAGGCGGGCAATGGGCGGAtggcgggcgacgggcggcatGCGTCGTACGGTCGTCGCTCGCGTACGGTGTATATCCGAGTCGAGAGGGGATGTCGTCGGCTTGGACGAGCAGTGATCGGGGTCCTCGACCCGTTGTCGACAGCTCCCGTCGGATGATGGAGAAGAACGAGAGCATGCCGGGGACTGTGTCGATGGAGGGAAGACCGTCGAGGTTCCGCCGCTTCTCCACGCGAGACCGAAGGAGCGGGGAGCGTCGAGTTCATGGCCGCCAGCTGGCGAGGACAGAGTAAGAAACAGGAGGGACTCACAAGGCATCTTTGACCAAACTGTCGGCGATCCGGGCGCCGGCGTTCCTTGCTCTTGTTCGAGGTATTGCCGCCGGGCAGAAGCTGGGTGCTTGGGAACTATGCCGCTTCTCCCACCTCCCCCAGAGGAATAGAATAGGTGGCCAACGGAATCCGGGTGACTTTGCAGAGGCGAGCGCGTCGGGTCGTTTGCTGGCTCGAAGCGATTAGGGAGCAACGATGGGATCGCTGAAGAGAATGGAGAGGTTGCGTCGGCAGCAGGGTGTCTGGAATACCAAAGCCCCCAAAAAGCCTCGGGGCAAGCTGGAATAAAAGAAAGTTGCAGTCGACTGGGGGTGGACGGGTGTTTGTTGCCGATTGACTTCGCTCCAGGCTCCTTCCCCCAGCATCAGTTGAACAGTCGAGGTACAAGTGCTCTGTACCTGCTAGTGCCGTTCgtgctgggggggggggggggtagcTTAAGCAGGCGCGACCTGCGAGAGAGTTCACCCGCACTtgcagcaagtaagtacatggtaCACCTAACTACAGTTtggagtaagtaagtagttgtatacggagtaagtacttgcagtattacaagtacaggcatgtacagtactccgtacagagtgtTTGGAGGGGAGCACTGCATTGCAAGGGCGCCACACTGTGAGCTGTGGCTGGCCCGGTTGagcttacttacagtacatccaagtacatgtacttggcaaGGTAACTTCACTTAGGCAGCTACAAATGATAAGGTACgcagctacagtacggagtacagatgAGTAAGCATTAATATGTGCCTAATTCGTACTGTAGCTTCATATTATCAGCTTTCAAGCAGGTAGCCAAACTGTGGGTGCTGTGGCTGTGCCTCGACAAACGCTGCAGCAGTCAACTCGCCATTCGtcccaagtacaagtaaaccaccgtacggagcattacggATGCTGCGCGACATGATGGACAGCGGCGCGACGGGAAACAAAACGTACATGTTTGCCATGTGAACATTGTCAAAGGTGAAACATTGTTCCTCACCACAAGGCGGCATTCGCAGGTGATGAGAAAATCTGGTCGTCTCTTGGGCCGTGACTCGGCATTCGCAGCGGGCAACAGGCGCCAGCGACAGTGGCAGAATACGCAGGCGCAGTGCAATGCAATGCAATGCATGGAGGAGAATACTACCACTACGTCTCCTCGACCCTACCAGCATTACTGTATGGATGATGACGGCCAAGTCCAGTCATGCACTATACAAGCTGATGTACTCGTTCGTTCGAGTGCTACCTTGGAGCTCGCTCTtcgtccctcgtcctccctcGGTCATCAACGGCCAAACCCCACCTGCGTTGCCCCCCCACCGCCTCCAACTCAGCGCCAACACCACGCAGAGAGCCAACCCCAGACGTCAAAGAGCCATGGCTGCAGCTGCAGTCGCGGAGATCCCCCTCATAGACCTCGCCGGCAACGAGATAGATGTGTCCCGGAagctcgtggccgccgccgaggaccaTGGTTTCATCTATATCAGGAACGTCGGTGCCGACATCACGccggcgagcgtcgacgaggccttcTCACTGGTATGTCACGATACAGACTCTTGCATGCCGACTCGTACACGCCCCAGGACGCAAATGGCTTATCAATGCCCTTCGACCCGTAGTCAAAGATGCTATTCGAGTCGCCAGTAGAGGAAAAGCAGAAGTGCTCCATCCAGCAGAACAACCGTGGCTGGTCCAGCATGCACTCCGAGACTCTTGATCCCAAGCACCAACGGGtacgccatcgccaccgcAATCTCCTCTTTACACCGCCGCCCAGCTTATCTTGTCATAGGTCGGTGATTTTAAAGAGTGAGACCCAGCCTTGCTGTGTTGGACGGAGCAGGGCCGTCCCTGGCTGAAATGTCGGAGGGCCTTTAACTTTGGAGaattcgtcgacgacaaaaGTCAGCAACCCCTGCCACCCGCCATTGTCCCCGATGAGGCACGCCTCGCTGCCTTTTCAACCTCCTGCCGCGTGCTGTGCCACAAAATCCTCCAACTCCTCGGACAGGGTCTGAATGTGCGCCTCCCTCGTCCCACCACCCtgttcctcctcctccgcctcctcctccgcctcctcctccgcctcctcctcctccctcgctGACCAGCTCTTTCAGGTCGGCGACTTTTTCTCCCGCGTTCACCCTGTTGCCATCGACTCCTCCTCTTCAGGCTCCGTTCTTCGCTTCCTCCGCTACCCGGCCCCGGAATCTGTCTCtcatgacgccgacgacgtccgcgccggcgcccacTCCGACTATGGCTCCATCACGCTGCTCTTCCGCCTCAAGGGCCAGGCCGGCCTTGAGATTCTCAAAAAAGACAACTCCTGGGCACCTGTGCCTGTTTGTCCTCCCGGAACCGACAAGGATCCGAGCCCGCCCATTCTGGTCAACATCGGTGACTTGCTCTCCTACTGGACCAACGGACTATTCAGAAGTACAGTTCATAGGGTCGTCTTTCCAACCGCCGGGGAGAAGGTCGCGGTGGGAGAGTCGAACTCCGGGCCGAGATACTCGATCGCCTACTTCTGCCACCCCGTGGGCTCGGCACGCTTGGAGCCTGTGCCAAGTGAACGGGTCAAGAACTACATACCTGTTGATGATACACCAGACGTCAACCCATATGCCGAAAGGAAGGTCATGACTGCGGATGCACATCTCTTGATGAGGCTGAAAGAAAGCTACGGGACCTTGTATGATGACAAGCAGGAGGAATCTTCTCAGTGACGGACCTTTCTTTCCTTTCGAACTAGTTTCGAATCTTGATACAAAACTCGCTGGAAAGCTTGCCGTGGTGAACAAAAAGAGTACTTAGTCGCGCTGTCAGACCATGCCGCAATACCATCGTCGTGAAGGGTCGCTAAATCCATCGTAGTACTTTCTCAGAATGCTACTGTCCTCCAACATGGTCAGACCCCGCAAGAAGCGCCAGTCATAAACGGAAATCCACCCTTGCTCCGACTCCACGAGTATGGCTCGAGCCGCTTCCAGTTTTTCAAGCAACTGTTTCGTCTCGGATGCTTGGTCCACGCTCTCCACAAGGAGAATCATGTTTCGACCTTTATAATCGCTTGCACGCGCCCTCTTTTGATCCTGAGATTTGAGCCACTCGTGCGCGCACACGGCTGTATCGAAAACCCCGTGGGCTTTCAACAGTGCGACAGGCTCCGCACACTGAATGATGGTCTGTTTGGAGGACAAAAGAACAACGGACCCAGCAAGGCGGCACCCAATGCCAGCGTATGAACACGAACTTGCCGGACTAGGATCCAAACTCGCTGTCTTGATGTGCTCCTCAGCGTTCATCGGGCCCGGCCTCTCGATCGAATTTTCTCTCGAACCCACAGACGATGTTGGCGCCTGCTGAGACTCCGTGCTGTCAAACTTTGAAGCGACATGGTTGTCATCTACCAATGACAATCCTCGACGGGCACACATTGCGTGTTCGCCTGGCCGTTGGGGCGTGGCAGAGACTGAGGTGCACTGTGTGACTGGTTGCTCAGATGAATTACCATCAATAGCTGCCAGCGGTGTGCGAGCCGGAACCTCAGCAGAACATGCCGAGAAAGAATTTGATCGTCGCCGCTTTCTAGGAGGTGCATCGACAAAGCCAGGCGAAAGGGCACGTTTTTCTGggaggccggcatcgtcgttcCTTGTAGCTTCTGCTGATGGCAATGAAGCTGAATTCGGAGGAATGAGATCGATGGGAGGCACTGCCGACACGTTCGATCCTTGCAGGGGAGTCATCGTCCTTCCTGGGGCGTCACAGGCTCGCCCTAGAAACTCGACCGCCATCGGTGACGCTCGCAGGTCTGGCCGGAAAGGATCCTGCCGCGGGCCCGCAGGAGACGGAGTTGGCATCGTGCTGGCAGTTAGTTGACTGACCGCATCAGCTCCCTGTCCTCTCGGATCTGCCCGTTCTAGCTTAGCAATCCATGCAAGATTCTCTTGGCTGTCTTCCAACTCGGATAATGTGGTTGCTTCCTTTGCCATTTCTTGGAGCTCTGTGAAGGTGACTGTATCAAACAGGTCGCGGTCCGAATGAATCTTCGACACGCTCGGGAAACGTAGAGTCCAAAAGCCCATATTTCCTGGCCGATCGAAGCTAAAGCACCTCATGTCAAAAATAGGGGGGTTTTGAAAGACAACGGATAGGGGAGTGGTTGTCTCCAGCCCCTTGGGGACGGTCAGGTTGGCCGCGgtgtcctcgtcgagctccaCGGGTATGGGATTGCTAAAGCGAATGAGTGTCCTCAGCTGTGCCTCATTGAGCTCCACGACGGTGACCACTGTAAACTTTGGCGTCGTGTTCCATCTCTGAAGTTCTTCCTTGTTCTCCAGGCAGCCGACAAAAAAATGAGTCCATTTCAAGTTTTCGATGCCGTAGGTTTTTGCCTTGGTGGCATTAAAGCCAGCGCCAATGACGGCAAAGTCTCCAGCGTCACCGTAACGGCCAATGTACTCTTTTTTCAACTTTATGCAAAGCCCCCCGAATCGATTGGTACCGCCGGCGAAGTTGAAGTAGGGATCATCTGGCTTCAGCACCAACCCTTCACCCTTTTCCATGATGACGGTAGAAAAGGCATGGCGTAGGTCCGACATGGCGCTCGCATGTCCAAAATCAATAATCCGCCTTGGAACAAGCTCAGAACGGCCTTTCTCGCTGTAAATAATTTGCCGAAGCAGCCTGAACCGTTCCGAGTGGCGGACGTTGAGTAGTGATTTATTGTCGAGCATTAGAATGTCATAATACACGACCATGAGGCATTCGTACGGTTTAGGACTTTCCTGTCAGCATTTGGGTTCAACGAACGCGGCGGTAGCAACTTACGGGGTATCATCCTCGGTATTCATAaagcggcctcggcgagtgACGTGATTCCTGATCTTATGAAATGGGAGTATTTTATTTTCCTACTCAAGTCAACCATCAGACACTCAGCATGGTCGTTTGGGCATACGTACCAAGTCACTATACACAACCAACTCTCCCTCTAGAATGCAATTGACATGAACTTCTGACGCTGATGTACCGAGTTTGAGCGATCTGATGATTGCCCTGAGAGATGGGTCAGCCGAATCTCGCATCAGGTTGACGGTTCACCGGCGTACCCTCGCAGAGCCTGCCTGTCCTCCGTGCTGTCCTTTCCACTTTTGGAAAAGATTTGAatgctcggcggccgcgaggtgACGTTGACATGAATTTGACAGTACTCTCCGTCCAATTTCTTTTCGACAGACATGTGGCCATGGCCCAAGCTGACGCAATGTTTTATGCTTCGAGCTTTGAACCAATTCTGTCTGCCTACTTTTATCCCTAGCCGAGGGCTGACAGACGCTAGCATGCTGTTGGTGAGCGGCACCGGGCACACAGAATTTGCGAGCTTCCCCTTGGCGTCTTGGATGACATGAATGGCTGTTGCAAAATCGTCATGTATCCTCAGTATCGAAGGAAGTACAGGATGGCAAGAACGATATACTAGATTCGAATCCAAAATCACCGGTTGGTAGTCTTTCAGAATGAGCCGAGTGAACCACTTTGCCTCCCTAGCACTGAGCCGGCGGTAGACGCCTTCCAGATCGGTCCGGTCTCGCGAGGAAAAGGAGGCATGCGAGCTCCGGATAGCGGGAGAGCTCCACTTGATCCTTGATGCCAAACCGTGCAGGGTTTCATCAAGTTCTTCGACGGAGACCTGGTGCTTCGCGCTGTACGAAGGGTTCGGCTGAGAAAGGGTAGTCAGCACGGAGGCATTCGAGAAGATGGAGTGGTCGGCTAACTGTGACGGTCAGAATCCGCTCGGTGCAGTCGGCGAGATCCAGACCCAGGCCTGGCTGCTTGTACCTGGCAAGCTCTGCCAATCGAGATGCGCCGAGCATCAAGGCCCGACCTACAATCCTTTCGAGGCTAGCATCGCGTATGCAATAGACGCGGTCGGTTCTCTTCTCCGGTAGCAACGTCGATAACAGTGCCGCCAGATCAGCGTCCTGGGCATCGATGAGGCTCCGGTGATTCACAAACCAATCGGCCACCACCTTTGCGTTTGGTTTTTGGGCCAGGCGGAGCCGATGGCACTCGTCCAGCAGGTCGCAGACGAGTGCGAACGGGATAGGCATCACCCCTTGAGGGGAAAGGCTGCACTGAATGTCGTGAAtaccggggggggggcgccGACAGGATGATATCCGGGAGAGCGAACCCCGCTATGCCATTGATACCATTTTCAATTGCTGATGATGTTCGCATCTACAAgcgagggagggagaagGCAGGAAGGTCAGCTCGATTGCAGATAGAAGGCCTCGGCAGTACAGGCCAGTCACtctatacaagtacaactaagtagCCCGGCGATGGTGGTGCTT of the Drechmeria coniospora strain ARSEF 6962 chromosome 01, whole genome shotgun sequence genome contains:
- a CDS encoding XPG I-region protein encodes the protein MLSFFSIIRRELSTTGRGPRSLLVQADDIPSRLGYTPYASDDLLVEDSWLNSQATTSDIAELDGCAVAIDATYWLNLILDTPPAHEPLLSALGGLTGIEAHINENLDQWEKNRIVPFFIFDGQSVAGQDQVSLARRRAANKKTDEAWALYSQSQAEQAVATFGANPGAFCVRNLFPLLLSILKHRRLHFLVPPYNACAQLAYFELIDSDQCAGVMGPQDLLLYPIKDSVIRSFDWEAKTVTALSKKKAMRTLGADEAMFIDALLMSGTSFLPPFPPLLDPSIYQNSFTIMDAMNMLRTSDKSVATIVTSFNETVQAQDPNWLDKYRKARMAVHHFIYIAENGEVRLNDFDRLTKDNHEYLGLQLPAELFHYLNTGLIGARNLNCITHGQAVVQPTLYGGVSSEYKKLVTEKILPLKEQALSLIIPRVHRGIGHKDIVMRVWYDPKFAQTINYRTTQPPPSQKVATWDVKESDLRRFFPADFAGPVSLEVLALASSDFAELTIAKERFVKGIDSMEMVTSVAIWRYLHLRGYVNDDHKLTKWGNAMATTLLALKDADENRAVPGVDEAALLAFELIRLGVLNAHARDDVPGMPHNGTDEDKLSLTLISQCATLLKLRHQVYGYTGPLNKSLLAFRALSSTVREAERDLIEAIVASMFMYGQCKRERDDYLEISQRYVPPNNAMRRELTKRQRLPFLHEPDIGLGIAIRTFFDDDEAGDSKKQRADRLREFPRTYVPFAEALSDDFRLCVDFFSALNQGLQTLDIKELQETDKAAWAKAQAYLDARPF
- a CDS encoding hypothetical protein (related to gibberellin 20-oxidase), with amino-acid sequence MTAKSSHALYKLMYSFVRVLPWSSLFVPRPPSVINGQTPPALPPHRLQLSANTTQRANPRRQRAMAAAAVAEIPLIDLAGNEIDVSRKLVAAAEDHGFIYIRNVGADITPASVDEAFSLSKMLFESPVEEKQKCSIQQNNRGWSSMHSETLDPKHQRVGDFFSRVHPVAIDSSSSGSVLRFLRYPAPESVSHDADDVRAGAHSDYGSITLLFRLKGQAGLEILKKDNSWAPVPVCPPGTDKDPSPPILVNIGDLLSYWTNGLFRSTVHRVVFPTAGEKVAVGESNSGPRYSIAYFCHPVGSARLEPVPSERVKNYIPVDDTPDVNPYAERKVMTADAHLLMRLKESYGTLYDDKQEESSQ